From Nonlabens sp. Ci31, the proteins below share one genomic window:
- a CDS encoding DUF5686 and carboxypeptidase regulatory-like domain-containing protein, translated as MNFITKTAIAFLIALLVSAFAKAQLTGTLSDSSNEPIAFASIYIKGTYTGTTTNQNGSYTLKLDKFQTYEIVYQSLGYQPKTISVAFTKNGQVQNVVLEEEIATLDTVVVNSNENPADRVIREAIANREANRKKFSSYKADFYSRGIWRMEDVPEKFLGQEIGDLEGSLDSLSRSGVIYLSETVSKIAYEAPNNFKERIIASKISGDDNGFSANSAESANFDFYNNNIDLNNRIVSPIADYAFSYYKYKLLGTFYDENKFLINKIEVISRRPKDNTFNGILYIVEDQWTIYGLELSTLGENINVPAIEKLTFNQDFTYEPSSGDWVKRSQSIDFVFGFFGFKGNGRFLANYTNYDFKPAFDKKSFGAEVLSFEKDANKKDSSYWNQKRPVPLTLEEDKEYVKKDSIATVRNDPKYKDSVDRVNNKFKILDPLNGYTYRNSKKNERLSYDGLLDLGSFKGFNTVQGYVIGTGLSYSKGYDDDYNRSLYVSTDINYGISDDRLRYTLNANYRFNRTNKRNISITAGTEARQINNSEPISTLENTLSSLAFERNFAKFYEVDFAGASFYEEIANGFFLTASANYEKRQPLNNTTDQVWFTQSDVDYTSNNPVALDNNRFASITEHELFKVGLGLTIRPGQKYQSYPDQKYNIRNEKYPTISLRYEGGIGANDSRNNFHQFSANLFQSFDMGNLGRSSYWVNGGTFLNGEDISFVDYQHFNGNRLRYKLQALNPYGFGLLNYYDYSTNGDYAQFHLQHDFKGFVLGKIPGLNQLNYDLILSGKALFTDRKPYFEASAGIDNIGLGKFRPFRVDYVYSMTSGRSYGAFVVGINFGL; from the coding sequence ATGAATTTTATTACTAAAACTGCTATTGCCTTTCTGATTGCTTTGCTCGTTTCCGCTTTCGCGAAAGCGCAACTCACAGGAACATTATCTGACTCGAGCAACGAGCCCATAGCCTTTGCCTCCATCTACATCAAAGGCACTTACACAGGAACAACGACCAATCAAAATGGGAGTTACACATTGAAATTAGACAAATTTCAGACCTACGAGATCGTGTACCAGTCGCTAGGATACCAGCCCAAAACCATTTCTGTCGCTTTTACAAAAAATGGACAGGTTCAAAACGTGGTACTAGAAGAAGAAATTGCCACATTGGACACCGTGGTGGTCAACTCTAATGAAAACCCAGCAGACCGCGTCATACGGGAAGCAATTGCTAACAGAGAAGCCAACCGGAAGAAATTTTCTAGCTATAAAGCAGACTTCTACTCTCGCGGAATCTGGCGTATGGAAGATGTGCCTGAAAAATTTTTGGGACAAGAAATAGGCGACTTAGAAGGGTCTTTGGACTCGTTATCTCGCAGTGGTGTGATCTATTTGTCTGAAACGGTTTCTAAAATCGCTTATGAAGCACCTAATAATTTTAAGGAACGTATTATCGCCAGTAAAATATCTGGAGATGATAACGGCTTTAGCGCTAACAGTGCTGAAAGCGCTAACTTTGATTTTTACAACAACAATATAGACCTCAATAACCGCATCGTCTCTCCTATTGCAGACTATGCTTTTAGCTATTACAAATACAAATTGCTAGGTACTTTCTACGATGAGAACAAATTCTTAATTAATAAAATAGAAGTGATCTCGCGACGTCCTAAGGATAATACTTTTAACGGAATCCTGTACATCGTAGAAGATCAATGGACCATTTATGGTTTGGAACTAAGCACACTGGGCGAGAACATCAATGTACCAGCCATTGAGAAACTTACCTTTAACCAAGACTTTACTTATGAGCCTAGCAGTGGTGACTGGGTAAAACGATCACAGAGTATTGATTTTGTATTTGGGTTTTTCGGATTTAAAGGAAATGGTAGGTTCCTGGCCAACTATACGAATTACGATTTTAAGCCTGCCTTTGATAAAAAGTCCTTTGGTGCAGAGGTATTAAGTTTTGAAAAAGATGCCAATAAGAAAGACAGCAGTTATTGGAATCAAAAACGCCCCGTCCCTCTTACCCTAGAAGAAGATAAAGAGTATGTGAAAAAAGACAGCATCGCTACCGTACGCAACGACCCCAAATATAAAGACAGTGTAGATAGGGTCAATAATAAATTCAAGATCTTAGATCCATTAAATGGGTATACCTATAGAAACAGCAAGAAAAACGAAAGATTGAGCTATGATGGACTCTTGGACTTGGGGTCCTTTAAAGGATTTAATACCGTGCAAGGTTATGTGATAGGAACTGGACTGAGCTATTCCAAAGGCTATGATGACGATTACAACCGTAGTCTTTATGTGAGCACAGATATCAATTACGGGATCTCAGACGACCGATTGCGATATACGCTTAACGCTAATTACAGATTCAATAGAACTAATAAAAGAAACATTTCCATAACTGCTGGGACAGAAGCTCGACAAATCAATAACTCAGAACCTATCAGCACACTAGAAAACACCCTTTCCAGTCTGGCCTTTGAGCGTAATTTTGCCAAATTCTACGAAGTGGATTTTGCCGGAGCGAGCTTTTATGAGGAAATAGCAAACGGGTTTTTCTTAACGGCAAGCGCTAATTATGAAAAAAGACAACCGCTTAATAACACCACAGACCAGGTGTGGTTCACACAGAGTGATGTGGATTATACGAGTAACAATCCTGTAGCGCTAGACAACAACCGTTTTGCCTCTATAACAGAGCACGAACTGTTTAAAGTCGGTTTGGGACTGACCATACGTCCTGGACAGAAGTACCAGAGCTACCCAGACCAGAAGTACAACATACGCAATGAAAAATACCCAACTATTTCTTTGAGATATGAAGGTGGTATAGGAGCAAATGACAGTCGCAATAACTTCCACCAGTTCAGTGCAAACCTCTTCCAAAGCTTTGATATGGGCAACTTAGGTCGCAGTAGTTACTGGGTAAATGGCGGTACTTTTCTCAATGGAGAAGACATCTCTTTTGTGGACTACCAGCATTTTAACGGCAATAGATTGCGTTACAAATTACAAGCATTGAATCCTTATGGTTTTGGCTTATTGAATTACTACGATTACAGTACCAATGGTGATTATGCTCAATTCCACTTACAGCACGATTTTAAGGGTTTTGTATTGGGTAAAATCCCTGGATTGAACCAGTTGAACTACGATCTGATTCTAAGCGGTAAAGCATTATTTACAGACCGCAAGCCCTACTTTGAGGCCAGTGCTGGGATTGATAATATAGGTTTGGGTAAATTTAGACCTTTCCGTGTGGATTATGTGTACAGCATGACCAGCGGTAGAAGCTATGGCGCCTTTGTGGTAGGCATTAATTTTGGGTTGTAA